One stretch of Thermococcus sp. 21S9 DNA includes these proteins:
- a CDS encoding DUF63 family protein translates to MGIESALWNFFYNYFWEPMFTRSGYNAINTLVYALLFGFGVIYSYRYIIKPLKIKVDERLFWAVTPMVVFGATVRALVDGGVLPENPLILTPGIFFTAFVLILPAIVADAKLKTYPKITIAWGTILALWANYLLVTHAKDWRPYELTLLHTAVSWAVVLAFYRWRPFDRLYLYPVLAHYFDVASTVVGIHFYGYHEVHWIESHLVSWFGAYIYYPWITLILAVVYYALQELVQDEEERRFWYLAVYILGLGPAIRDPAQMVLQV, encoded by the coding sequence ATGGGCATCGAGAGTGCACTGTGGAACTTCTTCTACAACTACTTCTGGGAGCCCATGTTCACAAGGAGTGGCTACAACGCCATCAACACACTCGTCTACGCACTGCTCTTCGGCTTTGGCGTCATATACTCATACCGCTACATAATAAAGCCCCTGAAAATCAAGGTTGACGAGAGGCTGTTCTGGGCGGTAACGCCGATGGTTGTCTTTGGAGCAACGGTCAGGGCCCTGGTCGACGGCGGTGTCCTTCCGGAGAACCCGCTGATATTAACCCCGGGAATCTTTTTCACGGCCTTCGTCCTCATCCTGCCAGCCATAGTTGCCGACGCAAAGCTCAAGACCTATCCCAAGATAACGATAGCCTGGGGAACGATTCTGGCCCTCTGGGCGAACTACCTTCTCGTTACCCACGCCAAGGACTGGCGTCCCTATGAGCTCACGCTTCTCCACACTGCGGTCAGCTGGGCCGTGGTTCTTGCCTTCTACCGGTGGAGGCCCTTCGACAGGCTCTACCTCTACCCCGTTCTGGCCCACTACTTCGACGTTGCATCGACCGTCGTTGGAATTCACTTCTACGGCTACCACGAGGTTCACTGGATTGAGAGCCACCTCGTCAGCTGGTTCGGGGCTTACATCTACTACCCCTGGATAACCCTAATCCTCGCCGTCGTTTACTACGCCCTCCAGGAGCTCGTTCAGGACGAGGAGGAACGGCGGTTCTGGTATCTTGCGGTTTACATACTCGGTCTCGGGCCTGCAATCCGTGACCCGGCCCAGATGGTTCTCCAGGTTTGA